A region of the Gallaecimonas mangrovi genome:
ACATGTCGCGGCTTTATGGTCTGTTAGAGAGGGTCAGTGAGGGCCAGGCCTTAACGCCGGTGGCGTTAAAAACCCTGCTGGCTGACATGATTGCAAGCCATGCTGATTGTGGCAGCCAACATGCCCGCCTGCGCCTGCAGTTTAAGCTAATGGCAAAGCGGCCAGCCTTGAAAACACCGGCGCTTGCGGGCTACAAAGCCTATCCGGTAACCCTAGAGGCGCGTTTAATAAAAGGCGTTTTCTCGTTAACGGCACAAGTACAGGTGACCTACTCTTCTACCTGCCCATGTTCTGCGGCGTTATCCCGGCAACTGATTGAACAAGCCTTTATTGACAGCTTTGGTGACTATGCCTCGCTCACACCGGCGGAAGTGGCGATTTGGCTGCGCAGTAATGCCACCTTGGCTACCCCACACAGCCAGCGTAGCCTGGCTACCGTTACCGTGCCGCTGGTTGAGGAGGTTGATGACCTTGGCTTGTTAGCGCTAATTAACCGTATCGAGGGCGCCTTAGGAACGCCGGTGCAAACTGCCGTGAAGCGCGCGGATGAGCAGGCCTTTGCCGCCCTAAATGGGCAGAACCTGATGTTTGTTGAAGATGCGGCCCGGCTGATAAAAGGGTGCTTAAACGAGCAAGCGGCGGTGCATGTGCAGCATCTTGAAAGTTTGCACCCCCATGACGCCACGGCCTGGGCCGGTTCGGTGCTGTGAGGCGGCCTAATGATTAGAAAGAACCCCAGCGGCGATCAGCCGCAAATTCACAGCAGTGCCTTTGTCGACCCCACCGCTATTTTGTGCGGCAAAGTGATAGTGCAAGAGAACGTCTTTATCGGCCCTTATGCGGTGATCCGTGCTGATGAACAGGATGCCGATGGCCACATTGACCCTATTGTTATTGGCGCCCACTCCAACATCCAGGACGGGGTTGTGATCCATTCTAAATCAGGTGCGGCGGTAACCATTGGCCAGAATACCTCTATCGCCCACCGTGCCATTGTCCATGGCCCCTGTGTTGTGGGTAACGGCGTTTTTATCGGTTTTAACAGTGTCCTGTTTAATTGCACCATCGGTGATGGTTGCGTGGTGCGTTACAACGCTGTGGTTGACGGCTGTGTGCTTCCCGCTGGCTTTTATGTTCGCTCGACCGAACGCATTGGCTCTCACACGAATTTAGCGACGATGCCCCAGGTGCCGGTTGATGCCAGTGCCTTTTCTGAAGATGTAGCGCGCACCAATAACAGCTTGGTTGCCGGTTACAAACGCATTCAAAACGAGTTCTAAA
Encoded here:
- a CDS encoding gamma carbonic anhydrase family protein — encoded protein: MIRKNPSGDQPQIHSSAFVDPTAILCGKVIVQENVFIGPYAVIRADEQDADGHIDPIVIGAHSNIQDGVVIHSKSGAAVTIGQNTSIAHRAIVHGPCVVGNGVFIGFNSVLFNCTIGDGCVVRYNAVVDGCVLPAGFYVRSTERIGSHTNLATMPQVPVDASAFSEDVARTNNSLVAGYKRIQNEF
- the folE2 gene encoding GTP cyclohydrolase FolE2 produces the protein MTIALPDVSVTEKASSQIALDWVGMEGIDLPVTLVEPGYRRELSATADLQVDLPDPTIKGIHMSRLYGLLERVSEGQALTPVALKTLLADMIASHADCGSQHARLRLQFKLMAKRPALKTPALAGYKAYPVTLEARLIKGVFSLTAQVQVTYSSTCPCSAALSRQLIEQAFIDSFGDYASLTPAEVAIWLRSNATLATPHSQRSLATVTVPLVEEVDDLGLLALINRIEGALGTPVQTAVKRADEQAFAALNGQNLMFVEDAARLIKGCLNEQAAVHVQHLESLHPHDATAWAGSVL